A stretch of Plesiomonas shigelloides DNA encodes these proteins:
- a CDS encoding ABC transporter ATP-binding protein has translation MSRLQTHNLTLAYPQAPRASTPRRIIHDLSLEIPDGAITVFIGANGCGKSTLLKSLARLLPPVAGQVTLDGQPLTQWKAADVARELAILPQCPVAPEEMTVLQLVKQGRYPHQRWFSQWSAHDQEKVEWALTLTHTHELMHQPVQSLSGGQRQRVWIAMTLAQDADILLLDEPTTYLDLNHQVELLDLLVMLNREHGKTIVMVLHDLNLACRYADQLIAVHNGDVCAQGTPREIMSADLLQQVFNLHADVIPDPAYGTPMIVPVSRHLPRIDTSAHLLTPLSERNPEMMLV, from the coding sequence ATGAGCCGCTTACAGACTCACAACCTGACATTGGCCTATCCACAGGCCCCTCGCGCGTCTACCCCACGTAGGATTATCCATGATTTATCGTTGGAGATTCCTGATGGTGCGATCACCGTGTTTATCGGCGCGAACGGGTGCGGTAAATCAACGTTACTCAAATCACTGGCGCGCTTGCTTCCTCCCGTGGCAGGACAGGTCACTTTAGATGGCCAACCGCTTACACAATGGAAAGCAGCCGATGTCGCACGGGAGCTAGCCATATTGCCGCAATGCCCCGTCGCGCCTGAAGAAATGACGGTGCTGCAGTTAGTCAAACAAGGCCGTTATCCGCATCAACGTTGGTTTAGCCAGTGGTCAGCACACGATCAAGAAAAAGTAGAATGGGCTCTGACGCTCACTCACACCCATGAGCTGATGCATCAACCGGTACAAAGTTTGTCAGGCGGACAACGCCAGCGGGTATGGATAGCCATGACGCTCGCGCAAGATGCAGACATCCTGCTGCTGGATGAGCCGACCACCTATCTCGATCTTAACCATCAGGTCGAATTGCTGGATTTGTTGGTGATGCTGAACCGTGAGCACGGCAAAACCATTGTGATGGTGCTGCATGATTTGAATTTAGCCTGTCGCTATGCTGATCAACTGATTGCCGTGCATAACGGCGACGTGTGCGCGCAAGGAACGCCCAGAGAGATTATGTCCGCCGACTTATTGCAGCAGGTCTTTAATCTGCATGCCGATGTGATTCCCGATCCGGCTTACGGTACGCCAATGATTGTTCCGGTGAGTCGGCATTTGCCGCGAATCGATACCTCAGCTCATCTTTTAACACCTCTTTCTGAGCGTAATCCCGAGATGATGCTGGTTTAG